The Sorangiineae bacterium MSr11367 genome window below encodes:
- a CDS encoding ornithine cyclodeaminase family protein, whose translation MDPLRALLSDSVLFLSLEDVVACGGADLRKAADDVEEGFELLLEGRVQLPKKTSLQPCPGRPESETGFFNVMPSLVQQRERDVLGCKIMGSMPGNVERGLPRASGFILLFDPETKLPMCVMDAQAISATRTGAVSFLAARRLARRNTRELGLVGAGINMRTQLLGLSAALPELKRVRVHARGSSRHRFAQEMGARTGLTIEAVDSAEEAVRGADMIVTCVSVDHEPIVRERWVDPRGVTVFSISGFEVDLELVIRMDRVVADRWEDVRSRGVQAHAIAVERGRMPASRVEDLGPILAGLTPGRRSDQESIFFSPVGLAFEDVLVAHRVFRTAVARGIGHRFRTWQNAQWI comes from the coding sequence ATGGATCCCCTTCGCGCTCTCTTATCCGACTCGGTCCTTTTTCTATCTCTCGAGGATGTCGTGGCCTGTGGCGGGGCGGACCTGCGAAAGGCCGCGGACGACGTCGAGGAGGGCTTCGAATTGCTCTTGGAGGGACGGGTGCAATTGCCCAAAAAGACCTCCTTGCAACCCTGTCCTGGGAGGCCGGAAAGCGAAACCGGCTTTTTCAATGTCATGCCGTCGCTGGTCCAACAAAGAGAACGCGATGTTCTCGGTTGCAAGATCATGGGCTCCATGCCCGGCAATGTGGAGCGGGGGTTGCCGCGGGCTTCGGGCTTCATTCTGCTCTTCGACCCAGAGACGAAACTGCCCATGTGCGTCATGGATGCACAGGCCATCAGCGCGACCCGGACGGGGGCAGTGTCGTTTCTGGCCGCGCGCCGGCTCGCGCGCCGCAACACGCGGGAGCTGGGGCTCGTGGGGGCGGGGATCAACATGCGCACGCAACTTCTCGGGCTCAGCGCCGCGCTGCCCGAGCTGAAACGCGTGCGCGTGCACGCCCGTGGTTCGTCGCGTCATCGCTTCGCCCAGGAGATGGGCGCGCGGACGGGATTGACCATCGAGGCCGTGGATTCGGCCGAGGAAGCGGTTCGCGGGGCAGACATGATCGTGACCTGCGTCTCCGTGGATCACGAGCCCATCGTGCGCGAGCGCTGGGTCGACCCGCGCGGGGTCACCGTCTTTTCCATCAGCGGATTCGAGGTCGATCTCGAGTTGGTCATCCGCATGGACCGCGTCGTGGCGGACCGATGGGAGGACGTGCGGAGTCGCGGTGTGCAGGCGCATGCCATCGCCGTGGAGCGCGGTCGGATGCCGGCCTCGCGCGTGGAAGATCTCGGGCCCATTCTGGCGGGCCTCACCCCGGGGCGGCGCTCGGACCAAGAGAGCATCTTCTTTTCCCCGGTGGGGCTTGCTTTCGAGGACGTCCTCGTCGCCCATCGCGTCTTTCGCACCGCCGTCGCGCGGGGCATCGGGCACCGCTTTCGCACCTGGCAGAACGCGCAATGGATTTGA
- a CDS encoding DMT family transporter — protein MSSIPLPWVGALLVLLSNVCFGTTGPAAKAVIGVGLSPFQVVQLRLMGTSVTLLLIALVRDPKSLRITRKGIPFLLGYGLLGFFGIQLLYFIALARLPVGVALLLEYMAVVLVALWARFVQKRTLAPTTWMGIALAVVGVALIEQVWRGPVLDVVGAIAGFGAAVCLAAYFLMGERGIGGRSPLALAALGSTVGALACIVLSPPWTLPLARLGETAPLGPLAAPAWMAMAYVILVGTVAAYLTGIAALRYLASPVAGVMSTFEIVVASTVAWLLLGEKLSAIELTGAATLFMGVVLAQVGNLRKAASASPSSRPRPSPDGAVSSPQ, from the coding sequence ATGTCTTCCATTCCCCTTCCCTGGGTAGGCGCACTTCTCGTTTTGTTGTCCAATGTTTGCTTTGGCACGACCGGCCCGGCCGCCAAAGCGGTGATTGGCGTGGGATTGTCGCCGTTTCAGGTCGTACAGCTTCGATTGATGGGCACATCGGTCACGCTGCTGCTGATTGCATTGGTGCGTGACCCCAAATCGCTGCGCATCACCCGCAAAGGCATTCCCTTTTTGCTCGGGTACGGGCTGCTCGGATTCTTTGGCATCCAATTGCTCTACTTTATTGCGCTGGCGCGCCTGCCGGTGGGGGTCGCGCTTTTGCTGGAGTACATGGCTGTCGTGCTCGTTGCCCTCTGGGCGCGCTTCGTCCAAAAACGCACCCTTGCGCCGACGACGTGGATGGGCATCGCCCTCGCGGTGGTCGGCGTCGCCCTCATCGAGCAGGTGTGGCGCGGTCCCGTGCTCGATGTGGTGGGCGCCATCGCGGGATTCGGCGCGGCCGTTTGCTTGGCGGCCTATTTCCTCATGGGCGAGCGCGGCATCGGCGGGCGCTCGCCCCTCGCCTTGGCCGCGTTGGGCAGCACCGTCGGTGCGCTCGCGTGCATCGTCTTGTCGCCGCCTTGGACCTTGCCCCTGGCACGCCTTGGCGAGACGGCGCCGCTTGGACCTTTGGCGGCGCCGGCGTGGATGGCCATGGCGTACGTCATCCTGGTGGGGACCGTCGCCGCGTACCTCACGGGCATCGCGGCGTTGCGTTACCTCGCCTCGCCCGTGGCGGGCGTGATGAGCACCTTCGAGATCGTGGTCGCCTCCACCGTCGCCTGGCTGCTCTTGGGTGAAAAACTGAGCGCCATCGAGCTCACCGGCGCGGCGACGCTCTTCATGGGCGTCGTCCTCGCGCAAGTGGGAAATCTGAGAAAGGCAGCTAGCGCTTCGCCTTCTTCCAGACCACGTCCGTCCCCCGACGGCGCTGTCTCATCTCCGCAGTAG
- a CDS encoding nuclear transport factor 2 family protein — MTFPGLSASARMFAHVCALAVLSAGCGAQQGPVSPIRGSGGDDLVQLTQELLDAIAPGKKEVWDHYLAPKAVYTDENGKTFTREEFLNELKPLPPYAHGTLRIKKSTVRMSSDHAVIVHEDEEMEEIFGQKITTGFVITDTWRLRQNRWELLASSVVGVSADPVVAKLSPTRLDAFVGDYAVTGATISIKRDGDHLSLLREGKPAVPLFAEGDGIFFVRGSTDRWVFMPDDAGATAEMRQRRRGTDVVWKKAKR, encoded by the coding sequence ATGACCTTTCCCGGCCTATCGGCATCTGCGCGGATGTTTGCCCATGTATGTGCGCTCGCGGTGTTGTCCGCAGGATGCGGTGCCCAACAGGGGCCGGTGTCCCCGATTCGGGGGAGCGGCGGGGACGACTTGGTCCAGCTCACGCAGGAGCTGCTCGATGCCATCGCGCCGGGCAAGAAAGAAGTGTGGGACCACTACCTGGCGCCCAAGGCCGTCTACACCGACGAGAATGGCAAGACGTTCACCCGGGAGGAGTTCCTCAACGAGTTGAAGCCGCTCCCGCCGTACGCGCATGGCACCTTGCGCATCAAGAAGTCCACCGTGCGCATGTCGAGCGATCACGCGGTCATCGTTCACGAGGACGAAGAGATGGAGGAGATTTTCGGCCAGAAGATCACCACCGGCTTCGTCATCACGGATACGTGGCGCCTTCGCCAGAATCGCTGGGAGCTCCTCGCGTCCAGCGTCGTCGGCGTTTCGGCGGATCCCGTGGTGGCGAAGTTGTCGCCGACGCGCCTCGATGCGTTCGTCGGTGACTATGCGGTGACCGGGGCCACCATCTCCATCAAGCGCGATGGCGACCATCTCTCGCTGCTCCGCGAGGGCAAGCCAGCGGTGCCCCTCTTTGCCGAGGGCGATGGCATCTTCTTCGTGCGCGGAAGCACGGATCGGTGGGTGTTCATGCCCGACGATGCAGGCGCTACTGCGGAGATGAGACAGCGCCGTCGGGGGACGGACGTGGTCTGGAAGAAGGCGAAGCGCTAG
- a CDS encoding S8 family serine peptidase, translating into MNGSLRRRGFVSLALVSLALAACSSNERHDGTRSSSAALAHSASLDPRLANALAGALPSTKFDVVVGYDAPATGLSTLTGALEGLGLGVLQFPHLHAVALRATAAQIAGVRALPGVRSVYLNRPLKYLLNQSVPGTRADQVVATGVTGAGVGVAVLDSGVDALRPDLAYPSHTVQNVKIVADVNDILAGIAPPTPVGALALENLPDTDTTTGHGTHCAGIIGGLGTQSGGKYKGVAPGANLIGLGVGDGINILWTLAGFDWILAHKDQYDIRIVSNSWGSEGTYDENDPINQATKKVHDAGIAVVFAGGNSGPGANTINPYSVAPWVLGVAAGCKLDPNNDTPTCLRAGDKLVADFSSRGTPDSDLLHPDVTAPGVDIVSDRALTGTVLNVLDAQSDLSKCNIARGDLLGYTCASGTSMATPHVAGILALLVEATGGKITPDQAYESIVNTARPLAGYATFEAGAGYVDAKAAVDYAKSHFAQDAGAE; encoded by the coding sequence ATGAACGGTTCACTGCGTCGCCGCGGATTCGTTTCGCTCGCGTTGGTTTCGCTCGCCCTCGCGGCATGCTCCAGCAACGAGCGCCATGACGGCACCCGCTCGTCGTCGGCGGCGTTGGCCCATTCGGCATCGCTCGATCCGCGGCTGGCCAACGCGCTCGCGGGCGCGTTGCCCTCGACGAAGTTCGACGTGGTGGTGGGCTACGACGCCCCCGCCACGGGACTCTCCACGCTGACCGGTGCCCTCGAGGGGCTCGGTCTCGGCGTTCTGCAGTTTCCCCATTTGCATGCCGTCGCCTTGCGCGCGACGGCGGCGCAAATCGCAGGCGTGCGCGCCCTACCCGGCGTGCGCTCGGTGTACCTCAATCGGCCGCTGAAGTACCTGCTGAATCAAAGTGTGCCGGGCACGCGTGCGGACCAAGTCGTCGCCACCGGGGTGACCGGTGCGGGGGTCGGCGTGGCGGTGCTCGATTCGGGCGTGGACGCCCTGCGGCCGGATCTTGCGTATCCATCGCACACCGTTCAGAACGTGAAAATCGTCGCGGACGTGAACGACATTCTCGCGGGCATCGCGCCGCCCACGCCCGTGGGTGCGCTGGCGCTCGAGAACCTTCCCGACACGGATACGACGACGGGCCATGGCACGCACTGCGCCGGCATCATCGGCGGACTGGGGACGCAGTCCGGTGGCAAGTACAAAGGGGTGGCCCCCGGCGCGAACCTGATTGGCCTTGGCGTCGGCGACGGGATCAACATCCTTTGGACCCTGGCCGGCTTCGATTGGATCCTCGCGCACAAGGACCAGTACGACATTCGCATCGTGTCGAATTCGTGGGGGAGCGAGGGCACCTACGACGAGAACGACCCGATCAACCAGGCGACGAAAAAGGTGCATGATGCAGGCATCGCGGTGGTCTTCGCCGGAGGCAACTCGGGGCCGGGTGCGAATACGATCAACCCGTACAGCGTCGCGCCGTGGGTCCTCGGCGTGGCCGCCGGGTGCAAGCTCGATCCGAACAACGATACGCCGACGTGCCTTCGGGCGGGCGACAAGCTGGTCGCGGACTTCTCCTCACGCGGGACGCCGGACAGCGACCTGTTGCACCCCGACGTGACCGCCCCGGGTGTCGACATCGTCTCCGACCGCGCCCTCACCGGCACGGTGCTCAACGTGCTCGATGCCCAGAGCGATCTCTCGAAGTGCAACATCGCCAGGGGCGATCTCCTGGGCTACACGTGCGCCTCGGGCACCTCGATGGCCACCCCCCACGTGGCGGGCATTCTGGCGCTGCTGGTCGAAGCCACCGGCGGCAAAATCACGCCGGATCAGGCCTACGAGAGCATCGTCAACACCGCGCGCCCGCTCGCGGGCTATGCCACCTTCGAAGCGGGCGCGGGGTACGTCGACGCCAAAGCGGCGGTCGACTACGCCAAGTCCCACTTCGCCCAAGACGCGGGCGCAGAATAG
- a CDS encoding threonine synthase, whose translation MSDDTTPAAKSRRNPSHVSHLTHLECTACKKHHDADRVMRLCPDCGKVLFARYDLEKARLTMTKEALAQRPRGMWRWHEIMPVRGPHHIVSLGEGDTPLLPTPKLGENIYIKEEGLCPTGSFKARGISAAVSRAHELGVEVVAIPSAGNAASALAAYGARAGMRVHAFMPVDTPLLNQKECVVYGAHVTLVRGLISDCAGIVRKRADAEGWFDVSTLKEPYRAEGKKTMGLELAEQFGWSLPDVVVYPTGGGTGIVGMWKAWDELEAMGLIGSKRPRMISVQAEGCAPIVRAFEQGLDHAPPVQNATTRAAGLRVPGAVADYLILKAIRDSGGTAVAVSEDEISAALREIAAREGIFAAPEGAATWAAAKKLYARGVLRWSETVVLFNTGTGLKYPDFVDVDLDVVDP comes from the coding sequence ATGTCCGACGATACGACGCCCGCTGCGAAAAGCCGACGCAATCCATCGCATGTCTCGCATTTGACCCACCTGGAATGCACGGCGTGCAAGAAGCATCACGACGCGGATCGGGTGATGCGGCTCTGCCCCGATTGCGGCAAGGTTCTCTTTGCCCGCTACGATCTCGAGAAGGCGCGCCTCACCATGACGAAGGAAGCGCTGGCCCAGCGGCCGCGTGGCATGTGGCGTTGGCACGAGATCATGCCGGTGCGCGGACCGCATCACATCGTGTCGCTCGGGGAAGGGGACACACCGCTCCTTCCCACACCGAAGCTCGGCGAGAACATCTACATCAAGGAGGAGGGGCTCTGCCCCACGGGCTCGTTCAAGGCGCGCGGCATCTCGGCGGCGGTTTCGCGTGCTCACGAGCTCGGCGTCGAGGTGGTGGCCATTCCCTCGGCGGGCAATGCCGCGTCGGCGCTCGCGGCGTACGGTGCGCGCGCGGGGATGCGCGTGCATGCGTTCATGCCGGTGGATACACCGCTGCTCAATCAGAAAGAGTGCGTCGTGTACGGGGCGCACGTCACCTTGGTGCGGGGACTCATCAGCGATTGTGCAGGCATCGTGCGCAAGCGTGCCGACGCGGAAGGCTGGTTCGACGTGTCGACCCTCAAGGAGCCGTACCGGGCCGAGGGCAAGAAGACGATGGGGCTCGAGCTCGCCGAGCAATTCGGCTGGTCACTGCCCGACGTCGTCGTGTACCCGACCGGCGGCGGCACCGGCATCGTGGGCATGTGGAAGGCGTGGGACGAGCTCGAGGCCATGGGCCTGATCGGGTCGAAGCGCCCGCGCATGATCAGCGTGCAAGCCGAGGGCTGCGCGCCCATCGTGCGAGCCTTCGAACAGGGGCTCGATCACGCGCCCCCCGTGCAAAATGCCACCACGCGCGCCGCGGGCCTGCGCGTTCCCGGCGCCGTCGCGGACTACCTCATTCTCAAGGCCATCCGCGACTCGGGCGGCACCGCCGTCGCGGTGAGCGAAGACGAAATCTCCGCCGCGCTGCGCGAGATCGCCGCGCGCGAGGGCATCTTCGCCGCCCCCGAGGGCGCCGCCACGTGGGCGGCCGCGAAGAAGCTCTACGCGCGCGGTGTGCTTCGCTGGAGCGAAACCGTGGTCCTGTTCAACACGGGCACCGGCTTGAAGTACCCCGACTTCGTCGACGTCGATCTCGACGTGGTAGACCCTTAG
- a CDS encoding serine protease: MIAYRLPMRVLLAAALLTAAGGCSSSDDDGPSGPADIPQFNAFKDLTEAPLPIQTAAQAVVRIQTAGSYATGSFISAEGLLLTNNHVLGVDICAKEGCYARITRMHQLGVNPPGSSESIFVEPQHVDVGLDMAVLQAYAVDSNGKRTSQRLATPQFLNRVPRDSASLVGTHVNVVGHPEGKLKKWTSGDVAQANGTWFKSTAFILPGNSGSPLLDDAGNIVGLLHRGPTAQDLVTKTGINVYSIGTSSAAIEAAMNAPLPAAARSLTTAATADDIVEHQAVYLNGHVSTVQVITEPPATPPQSAPKDVLSLLGAACDKGLDRTDFDSPDDLAAAVQPCYDALDWITCSSETPAADYQSCPKDETKAAWTTRFQRTFDAFRAMNGQLFLDMLTYAPASLQTSASEASSLARNNLQSVLAQTNPPLDFSLSTYLAIYGIQDYAGTNLADYTRNYTRAVHYELAINSIALTALWLNRGNALSTDETKNLLARLAGDEKASLGQKLYLEEIRYNSGLLTK, translated from the coding sequence ATGATCGCCTACCGCTTGCCCATGCGTGTGCTTCTTGCTGCCGCCCTTCTCACAGCCGCCGGCGGCTGCTCTTCGTCGGATGACGACGGACCTTCGGGTCCGGCCGACATCCCGCAGTTCAACGCCTTCAAGGATTTGACCGAGGCGCCACTTCCCATTCAGACCGCGGCGCAAGCCGTGGTGCGCATCCAGACCGCGGGCTCCTACGCCACCGGCTCGTTCATCTCGGCCGAAGGCCTCTTGCTCACGAACAACCACGTGCTCGGCGTCGACATCTGCGCGAAGGAGGGATGCTACGCGCGCATCACGCGCATGCACCAGCTCGGGGTGAATCCGCCGGGCTCGTCGGAGTCGATCTTCGTGGAGCCGCAGCACGTCGACGTCGGGCTCGACATGGCCGTTTTGCAGGCATACGCCGTCGACTCGAACGGCAAGCGCACCTCGCAGCGACTCGCCACGCCGCAGTTCTTGAACCGGGTCCCGCGCGATTCCGCTTCGCTCGTGGGCACGCACGTGAACGTGGTGGGGCACCCCGAGGGAAAACTCAAGAAATGGACGTCGGGTGACGTTGCCCAGGCCAATGGCACCTGGTTCAAGAGCACCGCGTTCATTTTGCCCGGCAACAGCGGCTCGCCGCTGCTCGATGACGCGGGGAACATCGTCGGGCTGCTGCACCGCGGCCCCACCGCGCAAGATCTGGTGACGAAGACCGGCATCAACGTGTACTCGATCGGCACGTCGTCGGCGGCCATCGAGGCCGCCATGAATGCGCCGCTGCCGGCAGCCGCCCGTTCGCTAACCACCGCGGCCACGGCGGACGACATCGTCGAGCACCAGGCGGTGTACCTCAATGGGCACGTTTCCACGGTGCAGGTCATCACCGAGCCCCCCGCCACGCCGCCGCAGTCCGCGCCGAAGGACGTGCTCTCGTTGCTCGGCGCTGCCTGCGACAAAGGGCTCGACCGCACCGATTTCGATTCGCCCGACGATCTGGCCGCCGCCGTGCAACCTTGCTACGACGCGCTCGATTGGATCACCTGCTCGTCGGAGACGCCCGCGGCCGACTACCAAAGCTGCCCCAAGGACGAGACGAAGGCCGCGTGGACTACGCGCTTTCAGCGCACCTTCGACGCGTTCCGGGCGATGAACGGACAGCTTTTCCTGGACATGCTCACCTACGCACCGGCGTCGCTCCAAACGAGCGCGTCGGAGGCCAGCAGCCTCGCGCGGAACAACCTACAGAGCGTGCTCGCGCAAACGAATCCGCCGCTCGACTTCTCCTTGTCGACGTACCTGGCCATCTACGGCATCCAGGACTACGCGGGTACCAACCTGGCCGACTACACGCGCAACTACACCCGGGCCGTGCACTACGAGCTGGCCATCAACAGCATCGCACTCACGGCCCTCTGGCTCAATCGCGGCAATGCCTTGAGCACCGACGAGACGAAGAACCTCCTCGCGCGGCTCGCGGGAGATGAAAAGGCGAGCTTGGGGCAGAAGCTGTACCTCGAGGAGATTCGGTACAACTCGGGCCTACTCACGAAGTAA
- a CDS encoding NAD-dependent malic enzyme: MTFPLRGAPLLRDPRFNKGTAFTEEERESLGLLGLLPDGVDTLETQVRRAFTQLAEKNSNLGKYIYLSSLQDTNETLFYRVLRQAPAELLPLVYTPTVGEACERYGLIMRRTKGLYVGINHKGRVREILRNWPVSDVRFIVVTNGNRILGLGDLGANGMAIPIGKLALYTACGGVPPEFTLPVLIDLGTDNSKLLNDPLYLGLRRPRPSAAELDEFVEEFVEAVQEVFPRCCIQFEDWAGVDAMRLLERYRDRVCCFNDDIQGTAAVALAGLMGATRITGKPLSQQRVLFLGAGSAGLGIAGLLTQAMVLEGLTLAQARSQIALFDIHGLIESTRTDLHEFQKPYAHELPAIKDFADAIEMFKPTAIVGVSTVARAFDRRVIEAMARVNERPIIFPYSNPTSRSECTAEEAYQWSQGRAVFASGSPFPPVRYGDKTFVPGQGNNVYIFPAIGMAVYATQATRVTDEMFIAAARGVAEQVMQSDLDVGLIYPPQSELLRTELLAATRVAEVIYARGLTKMPRPDDLEGLIRAHAYIPEYHSLG, translated from the coding sequence ATGACGTTTCCATTGCGCGGCGCCCCGCTACTTCGCGATCCTCGGTTCAACAAAGGAACGGCTTTTACCGAGGAAGAGCGCGAGTCGCTGGGCTTGCTGGGGCTTTTGCCCGACGGTGTCGACACGCTCGAGACGCAGGTGCGCCGGGCGTTCACGCAGCTCGCCGAGAAGAATAGCAATCTCGGCAAGTACATCTATTTATCCAGCCTGCAGGACACCAACGAGACACTCTTCTACAGGGTTCTCCGTCAGGCGCCCGCGGAGCTTCTGCCCCTGGTGTACACGCCCACGGTGGGCGAGGCGTGCGAGCGCTACGGCCTCATCATGCGCCGGACCAAGGGGCTTTACGTCGGAATCAACCACAAGGGGCGTGTGCGGGAGATTCTGCGCAATTGGCCGGTGTCGGACGTGCGCTTCATCGTGGTCACCAACGGCAACCGCATCTTGGGCTTGGGCGATCTCGGGGCGAACGGCATGGCCATTCCCATCGGCAAGTTGGCGCTCTACACGGCGTGCGGAGGTGTGCCGCCGGAGTTCACCTTGCCGGTGCTCATCGACCTCGGGACCGACAATTCGAAGTTGCTGAACGATCCGCTGTACCTCGGGTTGCGTCGCCCGCGTCCTTCGGCCGCGGAGCTCGACGAGTTCGTGGAGGAGTTCGTGGAGGCGGTGCAGGAAGTCTTTCCGCGCTGCTGCATCCAATTCGAAGATTGGGCGGGCGTGGATGCGATGCGGCTGCTCGAGCGCTACCGCGATCGCGTGTGCTGCTTCAACGACGACATCCAGGGGACGGCGGCCGTGGCGCTGGCCGGTCTGATGGGTGCCACGCGCATCACAGGCAAGCCGCTTTCGCAGCAGCGTGTGCTCTTCCTCGGCGCCGGGTCGGCCGGGTTGGGCATTGCCGGATTGCTCACGCAGGCCATGGTGCTCGAGGGGCTGACGTTGGCGCAGGCGCGCTCGCAGATTGCGCTGTTCGACATCCACGGGCTCATCGAATCGACGCGCACGGATCTGCACGAGTTCCAGAAGCCGTACGCGCACGAGCTTCCGGCCATCAAGGATTTTGCCGATGCCATCGAGATGTTCAAGCCGACGGCCATCGTGGGCGTGAGTACGGTGGCGCGCGCGTTCGATCGTCGCGTGATCGAGGCGATGGCCCGGGTGAACGAGCGGCCGATCATCTTTCCGTATTCCAATCCGACGTCTCGCTCGGAATGCACCGCTGAAGAAGCGTACCAATGGTCGCAAGGCCGTGCGGTGTTCGCGAGCGGGAGTCCGTTCCCGCCCGTGCGCTACGGCGACAAGACGTTCGTGCCGGGCCAGGGGAACAACGTGTACATCTTCCCGGCCATCGGCATGGCCGTCTACGCAACGCAGGCCACGCGGGTCACCGACGAGATGTTCATCGCCGCCGCCCGCGGCGTGGCCGAGCAGGTGATGCAGTCGGACCTCGACGTGGGGTTGATTTACCCGCCGCAATCGGAGTTGCTACGGACGGAGCTGCTCGCCGCAACGCGCGTGGCCGAGGTGATTTACGCGCGGGGGCTGACGAAGATGCCGCGGCCCGATGACTTGGAGGGGCTCATTCGCGCCCACGCCTACATTCCCGAGTACCACAGTCTCGGCTAA
- a CDS encoding pyridoxal-phosphate dependent enzyme — protein MTARYLNPQTGDTFALDVPRWCGPDRAPLLLTPQSGLTRADVHTATRSLWRYRAAFALPVNDPITLGEGCTPLVPRTLSGVKVYAKCEWFNPTSSFKDRGASVMLSALRAQGIDAVLEDSSGNGGAAISAYAAAGGLRATILAPASTSPAKTVQMKAHGASVELVPGTRQDTADAAVAKSETVFYASHNWHPFFLEGTKTLAYELWEDLGFRAPDNVIIPCGAGSNVLGCDIGFSELLRAGQIERLPRLFAAQPVHCAPIAASLLGQDWPILPTMAEGTAIAQPIRLAEVRAALERSGGGAVTSTEAEIAAATLELARMGLYVEPTSAQAASAFVKLLAAGAIRPDESTVLVLTGAGLKATARISDLV, from the coding sequence ATGACCGCCCGATATCTCAATCCGCAGACGGGGGATACGTTTGCTCTTGACGTGCCGCGTTGGTGCGGGCCCGACCGCGCGCCGCTGCTCCTTACGCCCCAATCGGGCCTCACGCGCGCCGACGTGCATACGGCGACACGCAGCCTTTGGCGTTACCGCGCTGCGTTCGCTTTGCCCGTGAACGACCCGATTACGCTCGGGGAAGGCTGCACGCCGCTGGTTCCGCGCACGCTCTCCGGCGTGAAGGTGTACGCGAAGTGTGAGTGGTTCAATCCCACGAGCAGCTTCAAGGATCGCGGTGCCTCGGTGATGTTGTCGGCCCTGCGCGCACAAGGCATCGATGCGGTATTGGAGGACAGCTCCGGCAATGGCGGTGCGGCGATTTCCGCGTACGCGGCCGCGGGAGGCCTGCGCGCGACCATTCTCGCCCCCGCCTCGACCAGCCCCGCGAAGACGGTGCAAATGAAGGCGCACGGTGCCAGCGTGGAGCTCGTTCCGGGCACGCGGCAGGACACCGCGGACGCTGCGGTCGCCAAGTCGGAAACCGTATTTTACGCGAGCCACAATTGGCATCCGTTCTTCCTCGAGGGGACGAAGACGCTCGCGTACGAGCTTTGGGAGGACCTGGGGTTCCGCGCGCCGGACAACGTCATCATTCCGTGCGGCGCAGGGTCGAACGTCCTCGGTTGCGATATTGGCTTTTCAGAATTGCTGCGCGCCGGGCAAATCGAGCGGTTGCCGCGGCTGTTTGCCGCCCAACCGGTTCATTGTGCGCCCATCGCGGCGAGCCTGCTCGGGCAGGATTGGCCGATTCTGCCGACCATGGCCGAGGGAACGGCGATCGCGCAGCCGATTCGGCTTGCGGAGGTGCGCGCGGCGCTGGAGCGCAGTGGCGGGGGCGCGGTGACGTCGACCGAGGCGGAAATTGCGGCAGCCACGCTCGAGCTGGCTAGAATGGGGCTCTACGTGGAGCCGACGAGCGCGCAGGCGGCTTCGGCGTTCGTGAAATTGTTGGCTGCGGGCGCCATTCGTCCGGACGAGAGCACGGTGTTGGTGCTCACGGGGGCCGGTTTGAAGGCCACGGCGCGCATTTCTGACCTGGTTTGA